A stretch of Garra rufa chromosome 11, GarRuf1.0, whole genome shotgun sequence DNA encodes these proteins:
- the lctlb gene encoding lactase-like protein isoform X1, with translation MMLSHRVGRACHVLVLVLCLSAAEDFNWSANNHDSFYYGTFPNGFSWGAGSSAYQTEGAWDKDGKGLSIWDVFTHKKGKTFLNDTGDSSCEGYYRIKDDISLMNELNLNHYRFSISWPRIMPTGIRSDHVNEKGVKYYGALIDELLEHNITPIVTLYHWDLPQVLQEKYGGWQNISMINYFNDFANLCFERYGDRVKHWITFNNPWSVAVEGYETGEHAPGLKLKGTGAYRAAHHIIKAHAKVWHTYDTQWRQKQRGMVGISLSGDWGEPVDITNKKDIEAAERYVQFYIGWFATPIFHGDYPQVMKDFIGRKSAQQGLGTSRLPTFSSQEKSYIKGTSDFLGVGHFTTRYITQKSFPSNRGSTYFSDRDIAELVDPRWPDPGSEWLYSVPWGFRRLLNFIKTQYGNPTIFVTENGVSEKMLCTELCDDWRIQYYKGYINEMLKAIRDGVNVKGYTAWSLLDKFEWDEGYSERFGLYYVDFRNKNKPRYPKASVQFYKRIIKSNGFPNQREVENWKRKATETCSTSNQLLAAEEQRNTAANILRLIHDPLTSHMEMVTEVVVPTVCTLCILISAVFLMFLLRKRN, from the exons ATGATGCTGTCACACCGAGTTGGACGAGCGTGTCATGTGCTTGTGCTGGTGTTGTGTCTGTCTGCGGCTGAGGACTTCAACTGGTCAGCGAACAACCACGACTCCTTCTATTATGGCACTTTTCCAAATG GATTTTCGTGGGGCGCCGGCAGTTCAGCCTATCAAACAGAAGGAGCCTGGGACAAAGATGGGAAAGGACTGAGCATCTGGGACGTGTTCACTCATAAGAAGGGAAAGACGTTTTTAAATGATACTGGAGACTCTTCATGTGAGGGATACTACAGAATCAAG GATGATATTTCACTGATGAACGAGCTGAATCTAAATCACTATCGGTTCTCCATCTCCTGGCCCAGGATCATGCCAACTGGAATCAGGT CTGACCATGTGAATGAGAAAGGAGTGAAGTACTATGGTGCTCTTATTGATGAGCTGCTTGAACACAACATCACCCCCATTGTGACCCTTTATCATTGGGACCTACCACAG GTTTTGCAGGAGAAATATGGTGGATGGCAGAACATCAGCATGATTAATTATTTCAACGACTTTGCCAATCTTTGCTTTGAACGCTATGGGGACCGTGTCAAGCACTGGATAACTTTTAATAACCCATGG TCAGTGGCAGTGGAGGGGTATGAAACTGGAGAACATGCTCCAGGACTGAAGCTTAAAGGCACAGGGGCCTACAGAGCAGCTCACCACATCATTAAG GCACATGCTAAGGTTTGGCACACTTACGATACTCAGTGGCGACAGAAACAAAGAG GTATGGTGGGCATTTCACTGTCTGGGGACTGGGGAGAGCCTGTAGATATCACTAACAAGAAGGACATTGAGGCTGCAGAGAGATATGTCCAGTTTTACATAGGCTGGTTTGCTACACCCATCTTTCATGGAGATTATcctcaagtgatgaaggatttcaTAG GGAGGAAAAGCGCACAGCAGGGTTTGGGAACGTCTCGCCTTCCCACCTTTTCTTCTCAGGAGAAGAGTTACATCAAAGGCACCTCTGACTTTCTAGGAGTGGGGCACTTCACCACACGCTACATTACCCAAAAGAGCTTTCCTTCCAACCGTGGCTCCACCTACTTCTCAGATCGGGACATAGCAGAGCTGGTTGACCCACGTTGGCCTGATCCTGGTTCGGAGTGGCTCTACTCGGTTCCTTGGGGCTTCCGCCGTCTGCTCAACTTTATAAAG ACTCAATATGGAAACCCCACGATCTTCGTCACTGAGAACGGGGTCTCAGAGAAGATGTTGTGCACAGAACTGTGTGATGACTGGAGGATACAGTATTACAAGGGTTACATCAATGAGATGCTCAAAG CTATCAGGGATGGAGTGAATGTGAAGGGCTACACCGCTTGGTCTCTTCTGGACAAGTTTGAGTGGGATGAGGGCTATTCAGAGAGGTTCGGCCTGTACTATGTGGACTTCAGGAACAAAAATAAGCCTCGCTACCCCAAGGCCTCCGTTCAGTTCTACAAACGCATCATTAAGTCTAATGGATTTCCCAATCAGAGAGAG GTTGAGAACTGGAAAAGGAAGGCTACAGAGACTTGCTCCACCAGCAATCAGCTCCTGGCTGCAG AAGAACAGCGGAATACAGCTGCCAATATTCTAAGACTTATTCATG ATCCTTTAACCAGCCACATGGAGATGGTGACCGAGGTTGTGGTTCCCACAGTGTGCACCCTGTGCATTTTGATCAGCGCCGTCTTTCTCATGTTCCTACTCCGCAAACGCAATTAA
- the lctlb gene encoding lactase-like protein isoform X2, translating to MMLSHRVGRACHVLVLVLCLSAAEDFNWSANNHDSFYYGTFPNGFSWGAGSSAYQTEGAWDKDGKGLSIWDVFTHKKGKTFLNDTGDSSCEGYYRIKDDISLMNELNLNHYRFSISWPRIMPTGIRSDHVNEKGVKYYGALIDELLEHNITPIVTLYHWDLPQVLQEKYGGWQNISMINYFNDFANLCFERYGDRVKHWITFNNPWSVAVEGYETGEHAPGLKLKGTGAYRAAHHIIKAHAKVWHTYDTQWRQKQRGMVGISLSGDWGEPVDITNKKDIEAAERYVQFYIGWFATPIFHGDYPQVMKDFIGRKSAQQGLGTSRLPTFSSQEKSYIKGTSDFLGVGHFTTRYITQKSFPSNRGSTYFSDRDIAELVDPRWPDPGSEWLYSVPWGFRRLLNFIKTQYGNPTIFVTENGVSEKMLCTELCDDWRIQYYKGYINEMLKAIRDGVNVKGYTAWSLLDKFEWDEGYSERFGLYYVDFRNKNKPRYPKASVQFYKRIIKSNGFPNQREVENWKRKATETCSTSNQLLAADPLTSHMEMVTEVVVPTVCTLCILISAVFLMFLLRKRN from the exons ATGATGCTGTCACACCGAGTTGGACGAGCGTGTCATGTGCTTGTGCTGGTGTTGTGTCTGTCTGCGGCTGAGGACTTCAACTGGTCAGCGAACAACCACGACTCCTTCTATTATGGCACTTTTCCAAATG GATTTTCGTGGGGCGCCGGCAGTTCAGCCTATCAAACAGAAGGAGCCTGGGACAAAGATGGGAAAGGACTGAGCATCTGGGACGTGTTCACTCATAAGAAGGGAAAGACGTTTTTAAATGATACTGGAGACTCTTCATGTGAGGGATACTACAGAATCAAG GATGATATTTCACTGATGAACGAGCTGAATCTAAATCACTATCGGTTCTCCATCTCCTGGCCCAGGATCATGCCAACTGGAATCAGGT CTGACCATGTGAATGAGAAAGGAGTGAAGTACTATGGTGCTCTTATTGATGAGCTGCTTGAACACAACATCACCCCCATTGTGACCCTTTATCATTGGGACCTACCACAG GTTTTGCAGGAGAAATATGGTGGATGGCAGAACATCAGCATGATTAATTATTTCAACGACTTTGCCAATCTTTGCTTTGAACGCTATGGGGACCGTGTCAAGCACTGGATAACTTTTAATAACCCATGG TCAGTGGCAGTGGAGGGGTATGAAACTGGAGAACATGCTCCAGGACTGAAGCTTAAAGGCACAGGGGCCTACAGAGCAGCTCACCACATCATTAAG GCACATGCTAAGGTTTGGCACACTTACGATACTCAGTGGCGACAGAAACAAAGAG GTATGGTGGGCATTTCACTGTCTGGGGACTGGGGAGAGCCTGTAGATATCACTAACAAGAAGGACATTGAGGCTGCAGAGAGATATGTCCAGTTTTACATAGGCTGGTTTGCTACACCCATCTTTCATGGAGATTATcctcaagtgatgaaggatttcaTAG GGAGGAAAAGCGCACAGCAGGGTTTGGGAACGTCTCGCCTTCCCACCTTTTCTTCTCAGGAGAAGAGTTACATCAAAGGCACCTCTGACTTTCTAGGAGTGGGGCACTTCACCACACGCTACATTACCCAAAAGAGCTTTCCTTCCAACCGTGGCTCCACCTACTTCTCAGATCGGGACATAGCAGAGCTGGTTGACCCACGTTGGCCTGATCCTGGTTCGGAGTGGCTCTACTCGGTTCCTTGGGGCTTCCGCCGTCTGCTCAACTTTATAAAG ACTCAATATGGAAACCCCACGATCTTCGTCACTGAGAACGGGGTCTCAGAGAAGATGTTGTGCACAGAACTGTGTGATGACTGGAGGATACAGTATTACAAGGGTTACATCAATGAGATGCTCAAAG CTATCAGGGATGGAGTGAATGTGAAGGGCTACACCGCTTGGTCTCTTCTGGACAAGTTTGAGTGGGATGAGGGCTATTCAGAGAGGTTCGGCCTGTACTATGTGGACTTCAGGAACAAAAATAAGCCTCGCTACCCCAAGGCCTCCGTTCAGTTCTACAAACGCATCATTAAGTCTAATGGATTTCCCAATCAGAGAGAG GTTGAGAACTGGAAAAGGAAGGCTACAGAGACTTGCTCCACCAGCAATCAGCTCCTGGCTGCAG ATCCTTTAACCAGCCACATGGAGATGGTGACCGAGGTTGTGGTTCCCACAGTGTGCACCCTGTGCATTTTGATCAGCGCCGTCTTTCTCATGTTCCTACTCCGCAAACGCAATTAA